A window of the Trichoderma asperellum chromosome 6, complete sequence genome harbors these coding sequences:
- a CDS encoding uncharacterized protein (TransMembrane:1 (o569-587i)~CAZy:GH127) — protein sequence MSHPQSVFDNTSFFGETILSRRRQIIASITLRAQLEQLKQTGRYDCFKLKWHPIYDDKSMWPVPYHLFWDSDVAKWIESACYFLQREYDASIDLAVRELVDMIRDAQQPDGYINVHYTVVEPQKRWSNLRDMHELYNAGHLIEAALAHHKYYRNNHFLDPIIKYVSLIHCTFGTSEAQLHAYPGHPEIEMALFRLYSVTKSQEAYELAQYFLQERGSPSGQHGMHYFDWEAQQRKEDPYTRPNTYPERNSHWYCQAHKPILEQETIEGHSVRAVYLLTAVADMVQLHHKGGKTLSNPDAWAEAVSRLWTNMVGKKMYVTGGIGAIKQWEGFGCDYFLPTGTHEGGCYAETCASIGIMMLAERLLSYDLDSSYSDIMELCLYNNVMTAMSLDGKQFSYINQLASSDIDKSIREDWFWCACCPPNLTRLFGSLGGYLWHVQESETKVAINIHLYTTANLSYTTALLENVSLQQISNWPWDGHVSLDLSSQSRSVTIRLRLPSWCHEQFEITPSPALDDFSIEKGYLALQPSYTNVHKSFPFPLEALSLVISHHILTPLSTLLGSREARLCTVWKILITRGSIIIFAMLLSRKASPSQRKQNPWQMERTILGYAQNVG from the exons ATGTCACATCCTCAGTCTGTATTCGATAACACCTCGTTTTTTGGCGAGACTATTCTTTCAAGACGAAGACAAATAATTGCTAGCATTACACTGCGCGCTCAATTAGAACAGCTTAAGCAGACCGGAAGATACGATTGCTTTAAGCTCAAATGGCATCCGATTTATGATGATAAGTCCATGTGGCCAGTTCCCTATCATCTATTCTGGGATAGTGACGTCGCAAAATGGATTGAGAGCGCCTGTTATTTTTTACAGAGAGAATACGATGCTAGTATTGACCTTGCTGTCCGGGAATTAGTTGACATGATACGTGACGCTCAACAACCTGACGGATATATCAATGTGCATTATACTGTTGTCGAGCCCCAAAAGAGGTGGTCAAATCTTCGCGATATGCACGAGTT ATACAATGCAGGCCATCTCATTGAAGCAGCTCTCGCACATCACAAATACTACCGAAACAATCACTTCTTGGATCCTATTATCAAATACGTTTCCCTGATTCACTGCACATTTGGAACTAGTGAGGCTCAATTGCATGCATATCCCGGCCACCCAGAGATTGAAATGGCTCTGTTCAGACTCTATTCGGTCACCAAATCCCAAGAAGCCTACGAACTGGCCCAATACTTCCTTCAAGAGCGGGGAAGTCCGTCTGGCCAACATGGAATGCACTATTTTGACTGGGAAGCTcaacaaagaaaggaagatcCGTACACTCGACCCAACACATACCCCGAAAGGAATTCTCACTGGTACTGCCAAGCCCACAAGCCTATTTTAGAGCAGGAAACCATCGAAGGCCACTCCGTACGTGCAGTGTATTTGCTAACAGCTGTGGCTGACATGGTCCAGCTACACCATAAAGGTGGTAAGACGTTAAGTAACCCTGATGCATGGGCGGAAGCTGTGTCTCGATTGTGGACCAATATGGTGGGTAAGAAAATGTACGTAACTGGCGGGATTGGAGCAATCAAACAATGGGAAGGATTCGGGTGTGATTATTTCCTACCTACCGGTACGCATGAGGGCGGCTGCTATGCAGAGACGTGCGCCTCCATTGGCATCATGATGTTGGCCGAGAGACTGCTTTCTTATGACCTCGACTCAAGTTACTCTGACATCATGGAGCTCTGTCTTTACAACAACGTGATGACTGCGATGAGTCTTGATGGAAAACAATTTAGCTACATTAACCAGCTGGCCAGCTCTGATATTGATAAGAGCATACGCGAGGACTGGTTTTGGTGTGCTTGCTGTCCGCCAAACTTGACCAGACTTTTTGGCAGCCTTGGGGGTTACCTCTGGCACGTACAAGAAAGCGAAACGAAGGTTGCGATAAATATCCATCTCTACACAACAGCTAATCTGTCATATACCACGGCATTGCTTGAAAACGTTTCTTTGCAGCAGATTTCCAATTGGCCGTGGGATGGCCATGTATCCTTGGATCTATCTTCGCAGTCTCGGAGTGTTACGATTCGACTTCGCTTGCCATCATGGTGTCACGAACAGTTCGAAATAACACCTTCCCCAGCTTTAGATGACTTTTCAATTGAGAAAGGCTATTTGGCTTTGCAGCCTAGCTATACGAACGTTCACAAAAGTTTTCCATTTCCATTGGAGGCTTTGAGCCTCGTTATATCTCACCACATCCTTACACCGCTCAGCACGCTCTTGGGATCGCGCGAGGCCCGATTGTGTACTGTATGGAAGATACTGATAACCCGTGGCAGCATAATTATTTTCGCGATGTTGCTCTCAAGAAAAGCGAGCCCATCTCAGAGGAAGCAAAATCCATGGCAAATGGAGAGGACTATATTGGGCTACGCACAAAATGTTGGTTGA
- a CDS encoding uncharacterized protein (EggNog:ENOG41), translating to MQESAVDSTSNIDGRKLQCPECNRRFIRPEHMRRHLRNHDTSKRFACHVCSKKFARSDILSKHRAAHVAGPSQTPVQKHSNGFVPSKSRACYACAKAREKCSKGLPCMRCSRRGLACVYPGHQQHDKYDQLSIGGNNNAARQPNTENISATDLALTPGDISVNNHTLAALMFDGTHSKSENASSTSTGSCTTAIQNAPWVPIAACTISNNQLASISTSDHDPSGSVQQWPYRNNGLESGVEVSNQPINWLPFDELIESNLGSILDETIPLSQNDGAQWLFIDSSNATNGSPKGGSWNLDIPLLIDIDDEKSNGTSPNISKADFPPSKSTPSANYRRGDLYATSSNGARNACSTRAKRYGIFRKNEFPQTDHPRMNITTLNEQVGFQDVENMDVSDDGAYHPAMAISSFTYDIILQHFDEICLQTQLHMPCFGTKNFPSLPLLNLFVKLYFKCFDPILPFIHLPSLDMNKSWVLTVAIAAIGSHYCQSQELTECFPPLHEFCKVLLQQESERPQDEMTDLPMLQARILNHIGFCYSESEKLDSVVISIWSFNLSLVNSKSHEHLMRNRNDRVLESHDWDGWVMAESWRRLYFTTRVLHIMMIYHFNLRIDHGCGVAADFDLPQEKLWQARTHEDWMQLFLKTEGNPSLGEATNELFQTKSVKPELGEFSHCIILHELYNEIANITIYHSRKLALWTPTSESTSIFPVSSSESLGSGDRKLTVLGHSVQHSNATSDWRNAALDCIDVLHWAANAKIASLSGMEHPMVLHLHYSRIVLLVPRVALMTIAESALPVSNANETGIGYNHSPKAVEAAEHYIREWTQRDSVRFIFLQRLHPQLPVFY from the exons ATGCAAGAGTCGGCAGTTGATTCTACCTCGAATATTGATGGCAGAAAACTTCAATGCCCAGAATGCAACCGCCGCTTCATCCGACCAGAGCACATGAGGCGGCATCTTCGCAATCATGATACTTCAAAGCGATTCGCTTGTCATGTTTGTAGTAAGAAATTCGCCAGAAG TGATATTTTATCCAAACACCGAGCAGCTCATGTTGCCGGCCCATCACAGACGCCTGTTCAGAAACATTCTAATGGTTTCGTACCAAGCAAGTCTCGAGCCTGTTATGCTTGCGCTaaagcaagagagaagtGCAGCAAGGGACTGCCATGTATGCGATGCTCTCGACGGGGCCTAGCTTGTGTATATCCGGGACACCAGCAACATGATAAATATGACCAGCTCTCTATTGGAGGAAACAATAATGCAGCGAGGCAACCTAATACGGAGAACATTTCTGCCACTGATCTGGCACTTACACCAGGAGATATCAGCGTCAATAACCATACCCTAGCTGCTCTTATGTTTGATGGAACTCATAGTAAGTCTGAAAACGCTTCCAGTACATCGACCGGGAGTTGTACGACCGCAATTCAAAATGCTCCATGGGTACCCATTGCAGCCTGCACAATCTCTAATAATCAACTCGCGTCTATTTCAACTTCTGATCATGATCCTTCTGGATCTGTTCAGCAGTGGCCATACCGAAACAATGGGCTTGAGTCGGGTGTGGAGGTCTCAAACCAACCAATAAACTGGCTGCCGTTTGACGAATTAATCGAATCAAATTTAGGATCCATACTGGACGAAACTATCCCTCTTTCTCAGAATGACGGTGCGCAATGGCTTTTCATCGATAGCAGCAATGCAACAAATGGGTCACCCAAAGGGGGGTCATGGAACTTGGATATCCCTCTTCTGATAGATATTGATGACGAGAAATCCAATGGCACTTCACCAAATATATCTAAGGCCGACTTTCCTCCGTCAAAGAGCACACCCTCTGCAAATTACAGACGAGGAGATTTGTATGCGACAAGTTCCAACGGTGCGCGAAATGCTTGCTCAACCCGAGCAAAGCGGTATGGCATATTTCGTAAAAACGAATTCCCTCAAACAGATCACCCACGTATGAACATTACTACACTAAATGAGCAGGTGGGATTTCAAGACGTCGAAAATATGGACGTATCCGATGATGGTGCCTACCATCCTGCCATGGCGATATCCAGCTTTACGTATGACATAATTCTTCAACATTTCGACGAGATCTGTCTCCAAACACAGTTACATATGCCTTGTTTTGGAACGAAAAACTTTCCGTCATTACCACTGTTGAATCTGTTTGTAAAGCTATATTTCAAATGTTTCGATCCAATCCTCCCGTTTATTCACTTACCGTCCTTGGACATGAATAAATCTTGGGTATTGACAGTCGCAATCGCTGCGATTGGCTCACACTATTGTCAGTCACAGGAACTAACAGAGTGCTTTCCACCTCTTCATGAATTTTGCAAGGTTTTGTTACAGCAAGAATCTGAGCGTCCTCAAGATGAGATGACCGATTTGCCAATGCTACAGGCTCGAATATTGAATCACATTGGATTCTGCTATTCAGAATCCGAGAAGCTTGACTCTGTAGTAATAAGTATTTGGAGCTTTAACTTATCATTGGTAAATTCGAAGAGTCATGAACATTTGATGAGAAATCGCAACGATAGAGTGCTAGAATCTCATGACTGGGACGGATGGGTCATGGCCGAAAGCTGGCGCCGTTTATATTTCACGACTCGA GTACTACATATTATGATGATCTATCACTTTAACCTCCGCATCGATCACGGTTGCGGTGTGGCTGCCGACTTTGATCTCCCCCAAGAAAAGCTATGGCAAGCTCGAACTCACGAGGATTGGATgcaattatttttaaaaacagAGG GAAATCCATCGCTCGGGGAAGCTACGAACGAACTGTTTCAGACCAAGTCTGTTAAGCCCGAACTTGGAGAGTTCTCGCACTGTATCATCCTGCATGAGCTGTACAACGAGATTgcgaatataactatatatcaCAGCCGGAAGCTGGCATTATGGACTCCAACCTCCGAAAGCACAAGCATATTCCCGGTATCTTCGTCTGAGTCCCTAGGTTCAGGGGATCGGAAACTCACAGTCTTGGGCCATTCTGTACAGCACTCAAATGCTACATCCGATTGGAGAAATGCCGCCCTGGATTGCATTGATGTTTTACATTGGGCCGCAAACGCGAAAATAGCGTCCCTTTCGGGAATGGAGCACCCAATGGTTTTACATCTTCACTACTCTCGAATAGTGCTTCTCGTTCCGCGCGTGGCATTGATGACAATTGCGGAGTCAGCGTTGCCTGTTTCAAATGCTAATGAGACCGGTATCGGATATAATCATAGTCCGAAGGCGGTGGAAGCAGCTGAGCACTACATTCGTGAATGGACACAAAGAGATAGTGTGCGTTTCATATTCTTGCAACGATTACATCCACAACTGCCGGTTTTTTACTAA
- a CDS encoding uncharacterized protein (EggNog:ENOG41) codes for MQESAVDSTSNIDGRKLQCPECNRRFIRPEHMRRHLRNHDTSKRFACHVCSKKFARSDILSKHRAAHVAGPSQTPVQKHSNGFVPSKSRACYACAKAREKCSKGLPCMRCSRRGLACVYPGHQQHDKYDQLSIGGNNNAARQPNTENISATDLALTPGDISVNNHTLAALMFDGTHSKSENASSTSTGSCTTAIQNAPWVPIAACTISNNQLASISTSDHDPSGSVQQWPYRNNGLESGVEVSNQPINWLPFDELIESNLGSILDETIPLSQNDGAQWLFIDSSNATNGSPKGGSWNLDIPLLIDIDDEKSNGTSPNISKADFPPSKSTPSANYRRGDLYATSSNGARNACSTRAKRYGIFRKNEFPQTDHPRMNITTLNEQVGFQDVENMDVSDDGAYHPAMAISSFTYDIILQHFDEICLQTQLHMPCFGTKNFPSLPLLNLFVKLYFKCFDPILPFIHLPSLDMNKSWVLTVAIAAIGSHYCQSQELTECFPPLHEFCKVLLQQESERPQDEMTDLPMLQARILNHIGFCYSESEKLDSVVISIWSFNLSLVNSKSHEHLMRNRNDRVLESHDWDGWVMAESWRRLYFTTRVLHIMMIYHFNLRIDHGCGVAADFDLPQEKLWQARTHEDWMQLFLKTEGNPSLGEATNELFQTKSVKPELGEFSHCIILHELYNEIANITIYHSRKLALWTPTSESTSIFPVSSSESLGSGDRKLTVLGHSVQHSNATSDWRNAALDCIDVLHWAANAKIASLSGMEHPMVLHLHYSRIVLLVPRVALMTIAESALPVSNANETGIGYNHSPKAVEAAEHYIREWTQRDSSKARLAVIHSGCVFWHIRRYSRATFYDPLSAFYATLALWAYGFYTPKNKDLTGYAATRLPRRSSSYQEDTISVEGGLDCNNSQSDVELPLRQHVYSRDRDPTFIRLDRPNDDEMVQLFVSSSRISRMSALVSGVGDICGPEGPALVLKEGRAILSAIPRTWIKGSRYMDMLLALEMTTRSRSLRH; via the exons ATGCAAGAGTCGGCAGTTGATTCTACCTCGAATATTGATGGCAGAAAACTTCAATGCCCAGAATGCAACCGCCGCTTCATCCGACCAGAGCACATGAGGCGGCATCTTCGCAATCATGATACTTCAAAGCGATTCGCTTGTCATGTTTGTAGTAAGAAATTCGCCAGAAG TGATATTTTATCCAAACACCGAGCAGCTCATGTTGCCGGCCCATCACAGACGCCTGTTCAGAAACATTCTAATGGTTTCGTACCAAGCAAGTCTCGAGCCTGTTATGCTTGCGCTaaagcaagagagaagtGCAGCAAGGGACTGCCATGTATGCGATGCTCTCGACGGGGCCTAGCTTGTGTATATCCGGGACACCAGCAACATGATAAATATGACCAGCTCTCTATTGGAGGAAACAATAATGCAGCGAGGCAACCTAATACGGAGAACATTTCTGCCACTGATCTGGCACTTACACCAGGAGATATCAGCGTCAATAACCATACCCTAGCTGCTCTTATGTTTGATGGAACTCATAGTAAGTCTGAAAACGCTTCCAGTACATCGACCGGGAGTTGTACGACCGCAATTCAAAATGCTCCATGGGTACCCATTGCAGCCTGCACAATCTCTAATAATCAACTCGCGTCTATTTCAACTTCTGATCATGATCCTTCTGGATCTGTTCAGCAGTGGCCATACCGAAACAATGGGCTTGAGTCGGGTGTGGAGGTCTCAAACCAACCAATAAACTGGCTGCCGTTTGACGAATTAATCGAATCAAATTTAGGATCCATACTGGACGAAACTATCCCTCTTTCTCAGAATGACGGTGCGCAATGGCTTTTCATCGATAGCAGCAATGCAACAAATGGGTCACCCAAAGGGGGGTCATGGAACTTGGATATCCCTCTTCTGATAGATATTGATGACGAGAAATCCAATGGCACTTCACCAAATATATCTAAGGCCGACTTTCCTCCGTCAAAGAGCACACCCTCTGCAAATTACAGACGAGGAGATTTGTATGCGACAAGTTCCAACGGTGCGCGAAATGCTTGCTCAACCCGAGCAAAGCGGTATGGCATATTTCGTAAAAACGAATTCCCTCAAACAGATCACCCACGTATGAACATTACTACACTAAATGAGCAGGTGGGATTTCAAGACGTCGAAAATATGGACGTATCCGATGATGGTGCCTACCATCCTGCCATGGCGATATCCAGCTTTACGTATGACATAATTCTTCAACATTTCGACGAGATCTGTCTCCAAACACAGTTACATATGCCTTGTTTTGGAACGAAAAACTTTCCGTCATTACCACTGTTGAATCTGTTTGTAAAGCTATATTTCAAATGTTTCGATCCAATCCTCCCGTTTATTCACTTACCGTCCTTGGACATGAATAAATCTTGGGTATTGACAGTCGCAATCGCTGCGATTGGCTCACACTATTGTCAGTCACAGGAACTAACAGAGTGCTTTCCACCTCTTCATGAATTTTGCAAGGTTTTGTTACAGCAAGAATCTGAGCGTCCTCAAGATGAGATGACCGATTTGCCAATGCTACAGGCTCGAATATTGAATCACATTGGATTCTGCTATTCAGAATCCGAGAAGCTTGACTCTGTAGTAATAAGTATTTGGAGCTTTAACTTATCATTGGTAAATTCGAAGAGTCATGAACATTTGATGAGAAATCGCAACGATAGAGTGCTAGAATCTCATGACTGGGACGGATGGGTCATGGCCGAAAGCTGGCGCCGTTTATATTTCACGACTCGA GTACTACATATTATGATGATCTATCACTTTAACCTCCGCATCGATCACGGTTGCGGTGTGGCTGCCGACTTTGATCTCCCCCAAGAAAAGCTATGGCAAGCTCGAACTCACGAGGATTGGATgcaattatttttaaaaacagAGG GAAATCCATCGCTCGGGGAAGCTACGAACGAACTGTTTCAGACCAAGTCTGTTAAGCCCGAACTTGGAGAGTTCTCGCACTGTATCATCCTGCATGAGCTGTACAACGAGATTgcgaatataactatatatcaCAGCCGGAAGCTGGCATTATGGACTCCAACCTCCGAAAGCACAAGCATATTCCCGGTATCTTCGTCTGAGTCCCTAGGTTCAGGGGATCGGAAACTCACAGTCTTGGGCCATTCTGTACAGCACTCAAATGCTACATCCGATTGGAGAAATGCCGCCCTGGATTGCATTGATGTTTTACATTGGGCCGCAAACGCGAAAATAGCGTCCCTTTCGGGAATGGAGCACCCAATGGTTTTACATCTTCACTACTCTCGAATAGTGCTTCTCGTTCCGCGCGTGGCATTGATGACAATTGCGGAGTCAGCGTTGCCTGTTTCAAATGCTAATGAGACCGGTATCGGATATAATCATAGTCCGAAGGCGGTGGAAGCAGCTGAGCACTACATTCGTGAATGGACACAAAGAGATAGT TCTAAAGCTAGATTAGCGGTCATCCATAGTGGCTGTGTCTTTTGGCACATTCGACGATATTCAAGAGCAACGTTTTACGACCCTCTCTCGGCCTTCTACGCAACCTTGGCACTCTGGGCATATGGGTTCTACACGCCCAAGAACAAAGATCTCACCGGTTATGCGGCAACTAGACTTCCGAGACGAAGTTCGTCTTATCAAGAAGACACCATCTCCGTGGAGGGAGGCTTGGATTGCAATAATTCGCAATCTGATGTAGAGCTGCCGCTCAGGCAGCACGTATACTCCCGCGACCGCGACCCCACATTCATCCGCCTAGATCGACCGAATGACGACGAAATGGTCCAGCTGTTTGTGAGCTCTAGTCGGATTTCAAGGATGAGTGCCCTCGTGAGTGGGGTGGGCGACATTTGTGGCCCTGAAGGCCCAGCGTTGGTTTTGAAAGAGGGCAGAGCAATATTGAGCGCCATTCCTCGAACCTGGATCAAAGGCAGCCGTTATATGGATATGCTCCTTGCTTTAGAAATGACCACCAGGAGTAGATCTTTGAGGCACTGA
- a CDS encoding uncharacterized protein (TransMembrane:1 (i235-252o)~EggNog:ENOG41), translated as MGQVASVPTDKRRKLEVIGAGFSRTGTLSYAYALEMLLNGPVHHTATQLFNREDSYCRKWNQVYRYRREGNRTQLFKALEDVFSGFVGATDVTATDFIPELMELYPDAKFVLVTRPPAAWWKSFKSVADNAGNNVMGYIVMPLPGIRWFVDTARGFFESAEDRTGHKCNPFWIEQHNEYVRKTVPRERLLEVELGSGWEPLCKFLGKRIPNQPFPHVNEAAARDMFVHKILQRAAMAWTGIFIIVGFIFYLLL; from the exons ATGGGACAAGTAGCATCTGTACCGACAGATAAAAGGCGGAAATTGGAGGTAATAGGTGCTGGATTCTCCAGAACCGGCACATTGTCCTACGCATATGCTCTAGAAATGCTCCTTAATGGACCAGTACACCACACAGCTACTCAGCTTTTCAATCGAGAAGATT CGTACTGCAGAAAATGGAATCAAGTATACCGATATCGGCGCGAAGGCAATCGTACGCAGTTGTTTAAGGCGTTGGAAGATGTTTTCTCGGGTTTTGTTGGCGCAACTGATGTGACTGCCACCGATTTCATTCCAGAGCTCATGGAATTATATCCAGACGCCAAATTCGTGCTTGTCACACGACCCCCAGCAGCCTGGTGGAAAAGTTTCAAGTCAGTGGCTGATAACGCAGGAAACAATGTGATGGGGTATATAGTTATGCCGCTGCCCGGTATCCGATGGTTTGTTGATACAGCGCGAGGGTTCTTTGAATC AGCTGAAGATAGGACCGGACACAAATGCAATCCGTTCTGGATTGAGCAACACAACGAGTATGTGCGTAAAACAGTTCCAAGGGAGCGTTTACTTGAGGTGGAGCTTGGATCTGGATGGGAGCCACTGTGTAAATTCCTAGGTAAGCGAATCCCAAACCAGCCGTTTCCACATGTCAACGAGGCTGCGGCAAGAGATATGTTTGTTCATAAAATATTGCaaagagcagcaatggcTTGGACTGGGATATTTATAATCGTTGGgttcattttttatttacttttataa
- a CDS encoding uncharacterized protein (antiSMASH:Cluster_6.9~TransMembrane:10 (i110-132o152-169i181-201o207-226i238-261o273-299i461-481o487-509i521-542o568-587i)), which yields MVWNLSVEETNISTTPKSATQDDTKSIKDFKEATNSGSPSISNGSNHAIFFIQQNDFDTAIIRKDNEKGRVSKFASDHRFRLSSLWRRAEVNPLNGKSLTFPLFRIWDDIYCIAFWLSTLGFFVAFFSWFAFSPLVPEVVKADLNLTQDQVTNSNLASLGGTAMVRLIAGPACDKFGPRKVLASLLILGAIPSGLAALVTNVKGLEAVRFFISILGGSFVPTQAYTTTFFDKSIVGTANAFSGGWGNLGGGVTVAVMIGLYQRYIKAGYSPHIAWRLCFVTLPVPCLLLVAVIILLLGLDHPGGKWSARHQFQASATGKDQINDEGLVQQQHMFVDSENAFPQESSNSKPPGTDSNGQPPVIDVDTAQSEPLTFATLLEILCDLRVWSCALCYLLTFGLETAMDAALPGLINSLFASQSFGSVNAAYAASTYGLMNLFARPLGGIISDILYARVGLRGKMYWLLATALSQGIAMIGMGVYINKNNATIGGVIGFIVVIAITGFSANGACYSIYGHWRPKNIGVVAGIVGASGNIGGLFYTLIFKYKPGVRLAPSESHPQGYSSLGEKFWIAGLLNAVAVVPLFLVPIGDAV from the coding sequence atGGTTTGGAACTTGAGCGTGGAGGAAACAAACATCTCCACTACACCAAAATCTGCCACCCAGGATGACACGAAATCCATTAAAGACTTCAAAGAGGCCACTAATAGCGGCTCACCCTCCATTAGCAACGGATCAAATCACgcaatattttttattcaaCAAAACGATTTTGATACCGCTATAATAAGAAAAGATAATGAAAAAGGACGGGTTTCAAAGTTTGCTAGCGACCACAGATTTCGGCTGTCTTCATTGTGGAGACGAGCCGAAGTCAACCCTCTGAATGGGAAAAGCCTTACATTTCCTCTCTTTCGAATTTGGGACGACATTTATTGCATAGCCTTCTGGCTTTCCACCCTGGGGTTTTTTgtggctttcttttcttggtttGCCTTTTCTCCGCTTGTGCCCGAAGTAGTGAAAGCGGATCTCAACCTTACTCAAGATCAAGTCACCAACTCCAACCTGGCCTCTCTTGGTGGCACAGCTATGGTACGCCTCATTGCTGGCCCAGCATGCGACAAGTTTGGGCCTCGAAAGGTTTtagcttctcttctcattctGGGCGCCATCCCGTCAGGCTTAGCAGCTCTGGTAACCAATGTTAAAGGGTTAGAGGCGGTGAGATTTTTCATCTCCATTCTCGGTGGCAGCTTTGTTCCAACCCAGGCCTACACCACGACATTTTTTGACAAGTCAATTGTTGGCACTGCTAATGCCTTCTCGGGTGGCTGGGGCAACTTGGGTGGTGGGGTGACTGTTGCTGTGATGATCGGGCTGTACCAACGATATATCAAGGCTGGCTACAGCCCTCACATTGCGTGGCGCCTTTGCTTTGTCACATTGCCTGTCCCATGCCTACTGCTTGTCGCCGTCATCATTTTACTGCTTGGACTAGATCACCCTGGTGGCAAATGGTCAGCTCGCCACCAATTCCAGGCCTCAGCCACGGGAAAAGACCAAATCAATGATGAAGGACTAGTCCAACAGCAACATATGTTTGTAGATTCTGAGAATGCATTTCCTCAGGAATCTAGTAACTCCAAGCCACCGGGTACGGACTCCAACGGACAGCCTCCAGTTATCGATGTGGACACTGCACAATCAGAGCCGCTGACCTTTGCGACATTGCTCGAGATCCTTTGTGACCTCCGCGTCTGGTCGTGTGCTCTATGCTATCTGCTTACTTTTGGTCTTGAGACGGCTATGGACGCGGCGCTTCCCGGTTTGATCAACAGCCTGTTTGCTAGCCAGTCATTTGGGTCCGTGAATGCCGCCTATGCAGCATCCACGTACGGTCTCATGAATTTGTTTGCTCGGCCGTTGGGTGGAATCATATCAGACATTCTTTACGCTCGGGTTGGGCTACGTGGTAAAATGTATTGGCTCTTAGCCACCGCGCTCTCTCAGGGAATCGCCATGATTGGCATGGGCGTCTACATAAACAAAAACAACGCAACCATCGGTGGAGTCATAGGCTTCATTGTCGTGATTGCGATCACAGGATTTTCAGCTAACGGCGCCTGTTACTCAATATATGGCCACTGGCGACCAAAAAATATTGGCGTTGTGGCCGGCATCGTTGGTGCTAGCGGCAACATAGGTGGCCTATTCTACACCTTAATATTCAAGTACAAGCCAGGGGTTCGTCTTGCTCCTTCGGAAAGTCATCCCCAAGGCTACAGTTCTCTGGGAGAAAAGTTCTGGATTGCAGGATTGCTCAATGCCGTAGCTGTAGTGCCGCTTTTCCTCGTACCAATAGGTGATGCTGTATAA
- a CDS encoding uncharacterized protein (EggNog:ENOG41~antiSMASH:Cluster_6.9~SECRETED:SignalP(1-20)): MQITPFWASIALLRVLPVLAQTTPTPTPTSAAPSCTASLVTSLCSYPTPGLDFAVASDGKPSCWNYCNAHPPCNFVIFAAGNPLTGTGTCWLYPGESFDASAGSSDCANPYLSVYDQPVCRGSGTPTSGSCAATATPSAVASVCGYPTPPDDCFSTCTASENASDCLSQCAKADSCSYVVFNPHNPDNSPYSSGTCWMYPSGTYDARAATTCSGPPEQFVYKNECPKPSPSSSPASSSASSSATARSSTETTKTGSTASGTVGAGTAAVADAALATTSKTSASTALRLTNPLAIYMAVLLWQGIA; encoded by the coding sequence ATGCAGATCACTCCTTTCTGGGCGTCAATCGCCCTATTGCGCGTTCTACCAGTCCTCGCTCAAACAACCCCAACCCCAACTCCCACCTCAGCAGCACCGAGCTGCACAGCTTCCCTCGTCACCAGTCTCTGCAGCTATCCAACACCAGGTCTCGATTTCGCCGTCGCCAGCGACGGCAAACCCTCCTGCTGGAACTATTGCAATGCCCACCCTCCCTGCAACTTTGTCATCTTCGCCGCCGGCAACCCTCTCACGGGCACAGGCACCTGCTGGCTGTACCCAGGTGAAAGCTTCGATGCGAGCGCCGGCAGCTCTGACTGCGCCAACCCCTATTTGTCTGTCTACGACCAGCCCGTGTGCCGGGGCAGTGGCACACCCACCTCAGGCAGTTGTGCAGCGACTGCAACGCCCTCTGCTGTAGCATCTGTTTGCGGGTATCCGACACCACCTGATGACTGCTTTAGTACTTGTACTGCTAGTGAAAATGCATCGGACTGCTTAAGTCAATGTGCAAAGGCCGACTCCTGCAGTTATGTCGTCTTTAATCCACATAACCCAGACAATTCACCCTACTCTTCGGGCACTTGTTGGATGTATCCGAGTGGTACCTACGACGCTAGAGCTGCGACTACTTGCAGTGGCCCGCCTGAGCAGTTTGTGTATAAAAACGAGTGCCCTAAGCCATCGCCTTCCTCGTCACCTGCTTCGTCGTCtgcttcatcatctgctACAGCGCGATCCAGCACTGAAACTACTAAAACTGGGAGTACTGCAAGTGGAACTGTTGGTGCTGGGACTGCAGCCGTCGCTGACGCAGCGTTGgctactactagtaaaaCTTCGGCCTCTACTGCCCTCCGACTCACTAACCcgctagctatatatatgGCTGTATTGCTATGGCAGGGTATTGCATGA